Below is a genomic region from Lathyrus oleraceus cultivar Zhongwan6 unplaced genomic scaffold, CAAS_Psat_ZW6_1.0 chrUn0618, whole genome shotgun sequence.
AAATTTTGTAGAATTAAGTTTATAATTGGAGTTATAGATTTTTATGACATCTAATTGCATAATTTAATTATGATTTTAAATCATGGAAGTGAATAAAAAAATGTGAGATagaaataaaagagaaaagagGAACTGCACTAAAGAATATAATTCTAAAGATCGTCACATAAAAAAATTACGACGTGGCATAGGAAAATATAAAAGATATAAGAGTGCACCTGAACATAATCAAAGCCCATCATCAAAGTCATCACATAGGAGTTGTACACTCCTAATTTGTTTTCTAAGATAATAATAGTTATTTATACTTTTTTTGTTTATTTGTCTAGTCTAAAGTAAGAAAATGAAACTATGATGACTAAGGTTGTAGCATAAGtaaaaaattgaaattttaaaaataaaaagtGGAGCCCAACAGAAAAACATAACATAAAGAAATATATGTCACACATTATAGAATGTGCTAACATGGAGACAAATTATAATATAGAACTACACGTGCACCATTTGTACACGATTATCTTCAGGATTAGAGCCATCACATAGGAGTTGCACAGCTAGCTGGCCATTTATGCCACCTTTAGTTATTCCAAATATGGAACTTGTCACGTTAATTGAACATAATTGTTTTCCACCACATGCTTTTTCGACCACTGCCACACTATGGCGTGATTCCCATTCACCTACTTGAAATGATCCACAATTTCCTTGTGGATCTCCATAGCTCGCAAACTGGATTTCTGAAATAGTTTTTCCATCAGGGCATTTTAGTTCTAAGGTTTTTCCATAATCTGTTCTTGCACATATAAAATCAATTGCAACTGTTTGAACAGACACATTAAAAGGGCTTCCACCCATTTCCTCAAACAAAACCAACGTGTTACTTTTTGTGTCATTATTTAAGAATGACCTTGGCACATGGTAAAACCTCTGAGATGGTTCTCCACAGCCACTCAAACATTTATCAGCTCCATAATTTCCTCTATAATCACATTTAATATCACATCCATTTTTTTCAGCTACCATTGTAGGCCAATACCTTCCAATACTTTGACCATTAACCCATGCATGTCCTTTTGTAAGGCCTATGAAATCCAAGACTACAGAGTCTTTACCTTCAGGGGTCTTAAAAGTAGTCTTGTACCAAGTCAATGGTTTTCCTATAACAACATTGTTTATGTTCCATTGAACTCCATTTTTAATTTTAGAATCATAGAACCTTCTAGCCTCACCGTTTAATCCAACCTTGTATGACCAACTAGATTTTGATAAATCCATAGTATTACCTGAACTGGTTGCAATGAGTTTCACAGGACCCCCAACAATACCAGTTTCTTTCATATCAAAAGATGCACCATAATGCGCATGACCAACTGTACCACTTAGTAAACTTATAATGTTGGTACCTTGTTTTAATGAAACGATTTTTTCATATGTAAAACGAAGGTTATCATATGTTCCCCACTGTGGGCCAATATATTGTCCATTAACATAGGCATGAAGAACATGGCCTGATGTGTTCACTTGCAAAGTTGCATTACTCCAAGTGGATGTTTCATTGATGAAAACCTTGGTCATGTACCACAAATAATCACTAGCATCAACGGTAACACTCTTTTGCTCTAAAAGTTGAGACGCGTTAAATGTACCTATTGCTTGTAAGGTGTCTTCCACAGGGTCAGATGCCCATGTCCAGATGAGTGAGTTTCCTAATTCTTTAGATAGTTTCTTCACATAAACATTTGTTTGTGCATCAACCTTTGCAGTGTTGAAAACTTCCTTGTTGCAATCTTGGAGAATAGACACTGACCAAGAAGGCACATGGTACTTTCCATCTTGTTGTAGATCAACTTCAACATCCTTAGAATTATGTGAATTACTCAAAAAACAAATTTTTTCTCCAGTGGCATTATTTGCATATGTAGTCAAATATACTGAATCTCCATATTGCTTCTCTGTAACCGTTCCATTAGTGAGAACCTTCTCTCCTAACTTTATGGCGGCATGGAGTTTTTTAAGATGTCCCCATTTTGGTTGGTTCAAGTTACCATATTCATCAAGTGGTGCATCATAGTCATATGCTGTAATAATATATGGACCACCCGCAGTTCTTCCAAAATTTGTTCCTCCATGGTACATGTAGTAGTTTTGGAGGACACCACCGTTTTGAAAAAAACGTGCAACTGAAAATGCTACATCTTCAGCAGTTCTGTGTGGCTTCCTTTCACCCCATTTTTGGAACCAGCCAACCCAATTCTCTGTAAACATTTTGGGGCTTTTAGGATTGTTTGGCTTGAAATTATCACAATAATAACCATTGCATGTGTTGATAATAGGTGATGGAGCATTGTTTTGCTTGCACATGATCCATGGGACGCCGACATTTTGAGCTAAAGCCATCTGGGCACACCATTTAATGTATGCATTCCCATCTTCTCCATAATTAGTTATGACATCTCCATATTCATTCTCAATTTGAGCTAAAATAATTGGCCCCCCTTGTGGTGCAAACAATCCAGCTTCTTTGCACAAGGTCACAATCTTTGTTGTGAATATTTTCATTTCCTCCTTAAAAACTACATTGTCAGTCCTTAGTTGAATCCCTGGCAAGTTGTGTAACCACATTGGGAAACCTCCATAGTTCCATTCAGCACAAACATAAGGACCAATTCGAAGCACAACATAAAGACCTTCTTCATGAACATTTTTTAGAAACTTGATGAAGTCTAGATTTTCAGAAAAATCATATTGGCGGCGAATAGGTTCGTGAAGGTCCCAAAATATATATGTTTCGATGGCATCAAGACCACCATCTTTTGCTTTCTTAATAAGATCTGGCCACATTTGGGAAGTGCTGCGTGGGTAGTGGATTGCACCAGATATTATTATTCGTCGTTCTCCATTGATGATAATGGCATTTGTATCATATTCAACCGTTGTTGCAAATGAGAAAGCACACAACAAAATGAACATACAATAAAAAAGAGCCCAATCCTGGGATTAAACATATTGTTTTGTTCtccaaaaaaatattattgtgTATTGTTTAAAATCAACAGGTTTTTATAGGCacaatttattattttattatcCTATTTTTAGTTTATTTGTAAGCCATGTATAAAATCTATCCAATTTGCTAAGATAGATATTTGGGTATAATTAACTTTCCTCCATAACTTAAATTGGTCTTTCGGTTATAAATTATGAATTGTCATTTTCTATTGTGAAAGTTTCTTTTGTAAAATATAAAATAACAGTTGGCTAAAAGATCTTATCTTCATTACATATTAGCTAGCCATCTTATGTTTTGTACTCCTAAAAAAATCATATTAGCAACACACATCCAATTCCGATTATCATAAAAAAATACAAACAATCTTTTAATAGTTTTTTAACAATAACAATATTTTCTAAAAAACATAATTTTCAATTTCATAAAGtattaaaattttcaaataatatctagaattagaaattaaaattacaaaaataaattTAAGTAATTTAAAGAAGTTGTGATTTATTCACAAGATAACTTAGTATATTTGTATATAATTAAAAAATGGACTAATTATCCATAAAACTACTGAACAACTATTAATAATTATGAACATTGGTAAAGTTGTACAATATTAAAAAACTAAAATTATATATAACTTTTTTTTTCTCAATAAAAGCATTAAATTGTCATTATAAAAAAACAGTCATTACAAAAATCAATCCAATGGATCCAGGTATCAACCAAAACAAGACCTATTATATTCAAGGATGAATTCTATTCACATGGTTTTCTAACTCTCTATGCAATGTACATCTCGCTACAATATTTCGTATTATCTTATCTTTTAAATATGGGTTCTTATCTCTTGTGAAAATATCTTCTCATTCCTACTTCTCCAAATCTCATAAACTGCTTCCGCTATAGCTATTTTCAAAATATGCCACTTCCAAACTTttatctttgtttcttttatcATCCACATTTTCTCTCTATTCCAAATATAAAGATTTCTTCTAATGCCCATCCACATTAGAATGTCTCTCCAAATATGGTTAAGAGCATCACAAGCAAAAAAGAGATGGATCATGGATTCACAATTCTCACAGAAATAACATTTACTCACATTTATAAAACCAAACCGCATCTCGTCTTGTATCTCTTGATGGAGAGTTTACCAAATTAGATTTAATAAATTGAGCAATGGTTCGACAAACTGCTAGCGAAAGAAAAATCAG
It encodes:
- the LOC127114588 gene encoding beta-galactosidase 7-like yields the protein MFILLCAFSFATTVEYDTNAIIINGERRIIISGAIHYPRSTSQMWPDLIKKAKDGGLDAIETYIFWDLHEPIRRQYDFSENLDFIKFLKNVHEEGLYVVLRIGPYVCAEWNYGGFPMWLHNLPGIQLRTDNVVFKEEMKIFTTKIVTLCKEAGLFAPQGGPIILAQIENEYGDVITNYGEDGNAYIKWCAQMALAQNVGVPWIMCKQNNAPSPIINTCNGYYCDNFKPNNPKSPKMFTENWVGWFQKWGERKPHRTAEDVAFSVARFFQNGGVLQNYYMYHGGTNFGRTAGGPYIITAYDYDAPLDEYGNLNQPKWGHLKKLHAAIKLGEKVLTNGTVTEKQYGDSVYLTTYANNATGEKICFLSNSHNSKDVEVDLQQDGKYHVPSWSVSILQDCNKEVFNTAKVDAQTNVYVKKLSKELGNSLIWTWASDPVEDTLQAIGTFNASQLLEQKSVTVDASDYLWYMTKVFINETSTWSNATLQVNTSGHVLHAYVNGQYIGPQWGTYDNLRFTYEKIVSLKQGTNIISLLSGTVGHAHYGASFDMKETGIVGGPVKLIATSSGNTMDLSKSSWSYKVGLNGEARRFYDSKIKNGVQWNINNVVIGKPLTWYKTTFKTPEGKDSVVLDFIGLTKGHAWVNGQSIGRYWPTMVAEKNGCDIKCDYRGNYGADKCLSGCGEPSQRFYHVPRSFLNNDTKSNTLVLFEEMGGSPFNVSVQTVAIDFICARTDYGKTLELKCPDGKTISEIQFASYGDPQGNCGSFQVGEWESRHSVAVVEKACGGKQLCSINVTSSIFGITKGGINGQLAVQLLCDGSNPEDNRVQMVHV